From Symphalangus syndactylus isolate Jambi chromosome X, NHGRI_mSymSyn1-v2.1_pri, whole genome shotgun sequence, the proteins below share one genomic window:
- the FAM156A gene encoding protein FAM156A/FAM156B isoform X1, with the protein MGRAPSGFCPHTFLATFLVSENLQLHLLFWTRGPGGASSWDQTSMDPLQKRNPASPSKSSLMTAAETSQEGPAPSQPSYSEQPMMGLSNLSPGPGPSQAVPLPEGLLRQRYREEKTLEERRWERLEFLQRKKAFLRHVRRRHRDHMAPYAVGREARISPLGDRSQNRFRCECRYCQSHRPNLSGIPGESNRAPHPSSWETLVQGLSGLTLSLGTNQPGPLPEAALQPQETEEKRQRERQQESKIMFQRLLKQWLEEN; encoded by the exons ATGGGCAGAGCACCT TCTGGGTTCTGCCCACACACGTTCCTCGCTACCTTCTTGGTGTCTGAGAACCTCCAGCTTCATCTCCTTTTCTGGACCCGAGGGCCTGGCGGAGCTTCCAGCTGGGACCAGACCTCCATGGATCCACTCCAGAAACGGAATCCAGCATCGCCTTCCAAATCTTCCCTGATGACAGCTGCAGAGACTTCCCAGGAAGGTCCAGCGCCCTCTCAGCCTTCGTACTCAGAACAGCCGATGATGGGCCTCAGTAACCTGAGCCCCGGTCCTGGCCCCAGCCAGGCCGTGCCTCTCCCAGAGGGGCTGCTCCGCCAGCGGTACAGAGAGGAGAAGACGCTGGAAGAGCGGCGGTGGGAGAGGCTGGAGTTCCTTCAGAGGAAGAAAGCATTCCTGCGGCATGTGAGGAGGAGACACCGTGATCACATGGCCCCCTATGCTGTTGGGAGGGAAGCCAGAATCTCCCCGTTAGGTGACAGAAGTCAGAATCGATTCCGATGTGAATGTCGATACTGCCAGAGCCACAGGCCGAATCTTTCTGGGATCCCTGGGGAGAGTAACAGGGCCCCACATCCCTCCTCCTGGGAGACACTGGTGCAGGGCCTCAGTGGCTTGACTCTCAGCCTAGGCACCAACCAGCCCGGGCCTCTGCCTGAAGCGGCACTCCAACCACAGGAGACAGAGGAGAAGCGCCAGCGAGAGAGGCAGCAGGAGAGCAAAATAATGTTTCAGAGGCTGCTCAAGCAGTGGTTAGAGGAAAACTGA
- the FAM156A gene encoding protein FAM156A/FAM156B isoform X2, translating into MDPLQKRNPASPSKSSLMTAAETSQEGPAPSQPSYSEQPMMGLSNLSPGPGPSQAVPLPEGLLRQRYREEKTLEERRWERLEFLQRKKAFLRHVRRRHRDHMAPYAVGREARISPLGDRSQNRFRCECRYCQSHRPNLSGIPGESNRAPHPSSWETLVQGLSGLTLSLGTNQPGPLPEAALQPQETEEKRQRERQQESKIMFQRLLKQWLEEN; encoded by the coding sequence ATGGATCCACTCCAGAAACGGAATCCAGCATCGCCTTCCAAATCTTCCCTGATGACAGCTGCAGAGACTTCCCAGGAAGGTCCAGCGCCCTCTCAGCCTTCGTACTCAGAACAGCCGATGATGGGCCTCAGTAACCTGAGCCCCGGTCCTGGCCCCAGCCAGGCCGTGCCTCTCCCAGAGGGGCTGCTCCGCCAGCGGTACAGAGAGGAGAAGACGCTGGAAGAGCGGCGGTGGGAGAGGCTGGAGTTCCTTCAGAGGAAGAAAGCATTCCTGCGGCATGTGAGGAGGAGACACCGTGATCACATGGCCCCCTATGCTGTTGGGAGGGAAGCCAGAATCTCCCCGTTAGGTGACAGAAGTCAGAATCGATTCCGATGTGAATGTCGATACTGCCAGAGCCACAGGCCGAATCTTTCTGGGATCCCTGGGGAGAGTAACAGGGCCCCACATCCCTCCTCCTGGGAGACACTGGTGCAGGGCCTCAGTGGCTTGACTCTCAGCCTAGGCACCAACCAGCCCGGGCCTCTGCCTGAAGCGGCACTCCAACCACAGGAGACAGAGGAGAAGCGCCAGCGAGAGAGGCAGCAGGAGAGCAAAATAATGTTTCAGAGGCTGCTCAAGCAGTGGTTAGAGGAAAACTGA